The following proteins come from a genomic window of Pyxidicoccus sp. MSG2:
- a CDS encoding DUF7151 family protein yields the protein MRWTWMVVLALSAGCDGIDLGQLVRQHEPLTLIIEEPAGPHCEHGGSAVLTGLDLDDDDVLADDEVKTTTYDCDDAPPSALTRTREEPAGTHCLNGGRAVETGLDVDASGTLEDAEVTATEYLCATAIPRVLMRAQAVPPGQRCALGGQVSRAGYDVNDNSELEDGEVTREVYGCTEPDTVVTRASPAPSQLSPCVPEGSLVEAGVDLDRDGVLDDDERRASVIACTELPQLRVRQRPEPIGAACAAGGIRVEVGADDDGDGTFEDQEVGANTTVCHPARTFDGTFEVKSAADVAALQGIGRVRGSLHISSSVVNEVVLPGLQSVEGQLLITNNGSLTRVELTGLRFVAEDVLVINNSAMGTLKLGNQLGSGSRLWIAGDLNVETNASLPTLFGLRSAVPGRNITLSDNDAMVTSGTFDDVRELKGSIVVSDNDALLGLPFASLFRVGGSFTITSNKVLPNLTCATLTYVGDRLEISRNAALTDLSGMPALESVAGSLAVSENDGMLSTAGMDSLNRVGSLHVARNPLLETVAAFPMLRSVGSLSVSENAKLTSLGTFQLRSLDSLFVNFNPLLTHLKGLERLESLRVLGVEFSNGLTTLADLGHVRSLEQLTLVDNLNLTRLDLTALQRVDNFFTIVDNPKLPTCLATSLATLAYKGGGGAPQISGNDSTATCD from the coding sequence ATGAGATGGACCTGGATGGTGGTGCTCGCACTGTCGGCGGGTTGTGACGGCATCGACCTGGGGCAGCTCGTGCGGCAGCACGAGCCGCTCACCCTCATCATCGAGGAGCCGGCGGGCCCCCACTGCGAGCACGGCGGCAGCGCGGTGCTCACGGGCCTGGACCTGGACGACGACGACGTGCTGGCCGACGACGAGGTGAAGACCACCACGTACGACTGTGATGACGCTCCCCCGAGCGCGCTGACGCGCACGCGCGAGGAGCCGGCGGGCACGCACTGCCTGAATGGCGGCCGGGCGGTGGAGACGGGCCTGGACGTGGACGCCAGCGGCACGCTCGAGGATGCGGAAGTCACGGCCACCGAGTACCTCTGCGCCACGGCCATTCCGCGCGTGCTGATGCGCGCCCAGGCCGTGCCTCCCGGGCAGCGGTGCGCCCTGGGCGGCCAGGTGTCGCGCGCCGGCTACGACGTCAATGACAACAGCGAGCTGGAGGACGGCGAGGTCACCCGCGAGGTGTATGGCTGCACGGAGCCGGACACCGTCGTCACCCGCGCGAGCCCGGCGCCCTCGCAGCTGTCCCCCTGCGTCCCCGAGGGCTCGTTGGTGGAGGCGGGCGTGGACCTGGACCGCGACGGCGTGCTCGACGACGACGAGCGCCGGGCCTCGGTCATCGCCTGTACGGAGCTCCCGCAGCTCCGCGTCCGGCAGCGCCCGGAGCCCATCGGCGCCGCGTGCGCCGCCGGGGGTATTCGCGTGGAGGTCGGCGCGGACGACGACGGCGACGGGACGTTCGAGGACCAGGAGGTGGGCGCCAACACCACCGTGTGCCATCCCGCGCGCACGTTCGACGGCACCTTCGAGGTGAAGAGCGCGGCGGACGTCGCGGCGCTCCAGGGCATCGGCCGCGTCCGGGGCTCCCTCCACATCAGCAGCTCTGTCGTCAACGAGGTGGTGCTCCCCGGCCTCCAGTCCGTGGAGGGCCAGCTCCTCATCACCAACAACGGCTCGCTGACCCGCGTGGAGCTGACCGGCCTGCGCTTCGTGGCGGAGGACGTGCTCGTCATCAACAACTCGGCGATGGGGACGCTCAAGCTCGGAAACCAGCTGGGTTCGGGCAGCCGGCTCTGGATTGCGGGCGACCTGAACGTGGAGACCAATGCCAGCCTCCCCACGCTGTTCGGGCTGAGGAGCGCGGTTCCCGGTCGCAACATCACCCTCTCTGACAACGATGCGATGGTGACGTCGGGGACCTTCGATGATGTCCGTGAGCTCAAGGGCTCCATCGTCGTCAGTGACAACGACGCGCTGCTGGGCCTGCCCTTTGCCAGCCTGTTCCGGGTGGGTGGCAGCTTCACCATCACCTCCAACAAGGTGCTGCCGAACCTGACGTGCGCGACGCTGACGTACGTCGGCGACCGTCTCGAAATCTCCCGGAACGCCGCGCTGACCGACCTGAGCGGCATGCCCGCCCTCGAGTCCGTCGCCGGCAGCCTGGCGGTGTCGGAGAACGACGGCATGCTGTCCACGGCGGGGATGGATTCGCTGAACCGGGTGGGGTCGCTCCATGTGGCCCGCAACCCCCTGCTGGAGACGGTGGCCGCGTTCCCCATGCTGAGGTCCGTGGGCTCCCTCAGCGTCAGTGAGAACGCGAAGCTCACCTCCCTGGGCACCTTCCAGCTGCGCAGCCTGGACAGCCTGTTCGTCAATTTCAACCCGCTGCTGACGCACCTCAAGGGCCTGGAGCGGCTGGAGTCGTTGCGCGTGCTGGGCGTGGAGTTCAGCAACGGCCTGACGACCCTGGCGGACCTGGGACACGTGCGCTCGCTGGAGCAACTGACCCTCGTCGACAACCTCAACCTCACCCGACTGGACCTGACTGCCCTGCAGCGCGTGGACAACTTCTTCACCATCGTGGACAACCCGAAGCTGCCCACGTGCCTGGCCACCTCGCTCGCGACGCTTGCGTACAAGGGCGGCGGGGGCGCGCCGCAAATCAGCGGCAACGACTCCACGGCCACCTGCGACTGA
- a CDS encoding caspase family protein has protein sequence MRKLGLLLGAVALLLARGASAEGVVRRALVIAHNGSDDPSLPDLRFADDDGVLWAETLQRLGVETTLLVDADAATRAGGRPVLAGARPPTPDEVKREVARLRAASLADDELGRQTDVLVIYVGHGNTDEAGRAYFTLAGGRLDKASLYSDVVDPLGADYVHVIVDACRASGVVGSRGGGTDAAVLAELRGMLAREQLATRPTVGALFAESDDGETHEWSRIRAGVFSHVARSGLMGAADINGDGRVEYSELGAFVSASLQAVKGLPARLTIHAFAPIAEPRRPLVGPAPKGPSLTLPSGFEHSRISVEDADGRRLADVRRAEDQYVLLRLPERDVYWVRTPNAEARITLAELSTGVVNMSSRELQERGPAEEALRRGLFAVPLDKGFYEQYVAASGLVPVDLGRAFPPAEGGSLPHLLLRSPKTTGWDFGLTAMRAPLGLSTFAMGPSVGWRNEFAPFLYYGVRGTYALTPVARDGWRLHRATVQGLVGTEGLYRTPLFLEAGAGWGVLGVTKGSVRMGDLAVLTTHAAAGVTAKVAGLRLRLAATLSSDRVTLDGDDRWDPSYGLELALRR, from the coding sequence ATGAGAAAGTTGGGACTGCTCCTCGGGGCTGTCGCGCTGCTGCTCGCCCGCGGCGCCTCGGCGGAAGGGGTGGTGCGCCGAGCGCTGGTCATCGCCCACAACGGAAGCGATGACCCGTCGCTGCCGGACCTGCGCTTCGCGGATGACGACGGCGTGCTGTGGGCGGAGACGCTCCAGCGGCTGGGTGTGGAGACGACGCTGTTGGTGGACGCGGACGCCGCGACGCGCGCGGGCGGCAGGCCCGTGCTGGCCGGAGCCCGTCCGCCCACGCCGGACGAGGTGAAGCGCGAGGTGGCCCGGCTGCGCGCGGCCAGCCTGGCCGACGACGAGCTGGGACGACAGACGGACGTGCTCGTCATCTATGTGGGCCACGGCAACACCGACGAGGCGGGCCGCGCCTACTTCACCCTCGCGGGCGGGCGGCTGGACAAGGCGAGCCTCTACTCCGACGTGGTGGACCCGCTCGGCGCGGACTACGTGCACGTCATCGTGGACGCGTGCCGCGCCTCGGGCGTGGTGGGCAGCCGCGGCGGCGGCACCGACGCGGCCGTGCTGGCGGAATTGCGCGGCATGCTCGCTCGCGAGCAACTGGCCACCCGGCCCACCGTGGGCGCCCTCTTCGCGGAGAGCGACGACGGCGAGACGCACGAGTGGTCCCGCATCCGCGCCGGCGTCTTCAGCCACGTGGCGCGCTCCGGCCTCATGGGCGCGGCGGACATCAACGGCGACGGGCGGGTGGAGTACAGCGAGCTGGGCGCCTTCGTCTCCGCGTCACTGCAGGCGGTGAAGGGCCTGCCGGCACGGCTCACCATCCACGCCTTCGCGCCCATCGCCGAGCCCCGGCGCCCGCTGGTGGGCCCGGCCCCGAAGGGCCCGAGCCTCACCCTGCCCTCCGGCTTCGAGCACTCGCGCATCTCCGTGGAGGACGCGGACGGGCGGCGCCTGGCGGACGTGCGCCGCGCGGAAGACCAGTACGTGCTGCTGCGGCTGCCCGAGCGCGACGTGTACTGGGTGCGCACCCCCAACGCGGAGGCGCGCATCACCCTGGCGGAGCTGTCCACCGGGGTGGTGAACATGTCCTCGCGCGAGCTGCAGGAGCGTGGTCCCGCCGAGGAGGCGCTGCGGCGCGGCCTGTTCGCGGTGCCCCTGGACAAGGGCTTCTACGAGCAATACGTGGCCGCCTCCGGCCTGGTGCCGGTGGACCTGGGCCGCGCCTTCCCGCCCGCGGAAGGGGGCTCGCTGCCGCACCTGCTGCTGCGCTCCCCGAAGACCACCGGGTGGGACTTCGGCCTGACGGCAATGCGGGCCCCGCTGGGGTTGAGCACCTTCGCCATGGGCCCCAGCGTGGGGTGGCGCAACGAGTTCGCACCCTTCCTCTACTACGGCGTGCGCGGCACCTACGCGCTGACGCCGGTGGCGCGCGACGGCTGGCGCCTGCACCGCGCCACGGTGCAGGGGCTGGTGGGCACCGAGGGGCTGTACCGCACGCCGCTGTTCCTGGAGGCAGGGGCTGGCTGGGGCGTGCTGGGCGTGACGAAGGGCTCGGTGCGCATGGGCGACCTGGCGGTGCTCACCACGCACGCGGCCGCGGGGGTGACGGCGAAGGTGGCGGGGCTGCGGCTGCGGCTGGCGGCCACGCTGTCCTCGGACCGCGTCACGCTCGACGGGGATGACCGCTGGGACCCCTCCTACGGCCTGGAGCTGGCGCTGCGGCGCTGA
- a CDS encoding RNA polymerase sigma factor translates to MDAFRRGDASVLTQVYRTYSPEVLRYLSRKFAVGGEAGTRTVALSALDLDAAHQETFVRAFRPNMRQAYDGVRPYLGFLLTVARSTAIDLMRASGRVAREAVPMDDAPELTHLPTESRSPEEEALGTEVRALVRRFLDALPEEARALAQLRFVEGLSQESAAEQLQLTRGEVRVREKRLRTQFTEHLKASGWLDASAEPGRMELGVLLASLALCAIGSMPS, encoded by the coding sequence TTGGACGCGTTCCGTCGAGGGGACGCGTCCGTGCTCACCCAGGTCTATCGGACGTACTCGCCGGAGGTGCTGCGCTACCTCTCGCGCAAGTTCGCGGTGGGGGGGGAGGCGGGGACGCGGACGGTGGCCCTGTCCGCGCTGGACCTGGACGCGGCACACCAGGAGACCTTCGTGCGCGCCTTCCGCCCCAACATGCGGCAGGCCTACGACGGGGTGCGCCCCTACCTGGGCTTCCTGCTGACGGTGGCGCGCTCGACGGCCATCGACCTGATGCGGGCGTCGGGGCGCGTGGCACGTGAGGCCGTCCCCATGGACGACGCGCCGGAGCTGACCCACCTGCCCACCGAGAGCCGCAGCCCGGAGGAGGAGGCGCTGGGCACCGAGGTGCGCGCGCTGGTGCGCCGCTTCCTGGACGCACTGCCGGAAGAGGCGCGCGCGCTGGCGCAATTGCGCTTCGTGGAAGGGCTGTCGCAGGAATCCGCCGCTGAGCAACTCCAGCTCACCCGGGGAGAGGTCCGGGTGCGCGAGAAGCGGCTGCGGACGCAGTTCACGGAGCATCTGAAGGCCTCGGGCTGGCTGGACGCGTCGGCCGAGCCCGGGCGGATGGAGCTGGGAGTCCTCCTGGCCTCGCTCGCCCTGTGCGCGATAGGGAGCATGCCCTCATGA